The window GGGGGCACGTTCTACGAGACCGCCCATGCGAGGCTGCGGCGCGAGAGCATCGAGATGGAGGCTCTGCTGGCCGAGATCGGCCGTCACTGGGCCGGCAAGCTCCCCGGGCCGGTGGAGACCCTCGTCTCGGCCGGGCGGATGTACCGTCGCGCGGCGGATTTCGTGAAGGCGGAGGAATATTTCCTGCGCGCCCTGGAGCTGGTCTACGACAGCGGCGAGCGGCACGGGGAGAGCGCTTGAGGCTCATGCACCTGACAACCGCGGGCGGCTG of the bacterium genome contains:
- a CDS encoding tetratricopeptide repeat-containing protein; this encodes MSGQPAYGTLSPELAERVRMVLEFHRWGARPEGVTSGGTFYETAHARLRRESIEMEALLAEIGRHWAGKLPGPVETLVSAGRMYRRAADFVKAEEYFLRALELVYDSGERHGESA